The following coding sequences are from one Eucalyptus grandis isolate ANBG69807.140 chromosome 11, ASM1654582v1, whole genome shotgun sequence window:
- the LOC120289924 gene encoding uncharacterized protein LOC120289924 encodes MAAGSRMVPGYVPADVSGAAFLMQRELQWFEVLEDKSPPLIKSLKFEVKEDKSSPSKSLELKETKERSGKTYWGVFVEQRKDLVKEAGQWIKDTSSSCSVISTLIFTVAFTIPGSNDRGNPVFLKRDSFLVFTVAYALSLFSSVTATSMFLAILTSRYAAEDFLHSLPRKMILGLTFLFLSFVFILVAFGYALVIVLSERWKWIYIPITLLVVIPVILSAILKLPLYVEMVESTNWPRLFRPVKIWK; translated from the exons ATGGCGGCAGGTAGTAGAATGGTCCCCGGATACGTACCAGCAGATGTTTCTGGAGCAGCTTTTCTTATGCAAAGGGAACTTCAATGGTTTGAG GTGCTGGAAGATAAGAGTCCTCCTTTGATAAAAAGTCTAAAATTTGAG GTAAAAGAAGATAAGAGCAGTCCTTCTAAAAGTCtggaattgaaagaaacaaaagaaaggagcgGGAAGACATACTGGGGAGTTTTTGTAGAACAGCGAAAAGATTTGGTCAAAGAGGCGGGGCAATGGATAAAGGATACGTCATCATCTTGTAGCGTCATATCAACCCTCATCTTTACAGTAGCTTTTACAATACCTGGAAGCAACGATAGGGGTAACCCGGTCTTTCTAAAAAGGGACTCATTCTTGGTATTTACCGTTGCATACGCTTTatctctcttctcctctgtcACCGCCACCTCGATGTTCTTGGCTATCCTAACCTCACGCTATGCCGcagaagattttcttcattcactaccaagaaaaatgatactaggcctcacttttctcttcctctctttcgtCTTCATACTCGTGGCTTTTGGCTATGCTCTTGTGATTGTCCTAAGCGAACGATGGAAGTGGATTTACATCCCCATTACTTTGTTGGTGGTCATCCCTGTCATATTGTCTGCAATACTAAAGCTTCCCTTATATGTTGAAATGGTTGAATCCACCAATTGGCCTCGCCTCTTCCGTCCTGTGAAGATTTGGAAATGA